Proteins from a single region of Artemia franciscana chromosome 20, ASM3288406v1, whole genome shotgun sequence:
- the LOC136040019 gene encoding eukaryotic translation initiation factor 4E-1-like, with translation MSIKFESELTLIICVIMGTKNAGKKSLTSRWTWFYRIATGQDRNWEASLKAIDSFDTEEDFRDLFQYAIKKPSELPRLPINYSIFKGNILPKWEDPANENGGSLKFEIAKAEIVEQELGVEAVNRLWYTYIQHVIEEKFGKYSEKINGVELAIRSKTYKFMMWISERDDECINILKGEVEKITDSIFKPTFTFHEHKPLIKSVLKLKLEPKADDDKGDSNSSSFNENDFFQ, from the coding sequence ATGTCAATTAAGTTTGAATCGGAATTAACACTTATAATTTGTGTTATTATGGGTACAAAAAACGCTGGGAAAAAATCTTTAACTTCACGTTGGACATGGTTCTATCGCATAGCAACCGGCCAAGACCGCAATTGGGAAGCCTCTCTTAAGGCTATTGATTCATTTGACACGGAAGAAGACTTCAGGGATTTGTTCCAATACGCCATCAAAAAGCCTAGCGAACTACCTCGCCTACCAATAAACTATAGTATCTTCAAGGGGAACATCCTGCCAAAATGGGAAGATCCAGCCAATGAAAACGGGGGCAGCTTAAAATTTGAGATTGCAAAAGCGGAGATTGTAGAACAAGAGCTAGGCGTCGAAGCCGTTAACAGGCTATGGTACACATACATCCAGCATGTGATAGAGgaaaaatttgggaaatattCTGAGAAAATTAATGGTGTTGAATTGGCTATTCGTAGCAAAACCTATAAATTCATGATGTGGATTAGCGAGCGGGACGATGAATGCATTAACATTTTGAAAGGAGAAGTAGAAAAAATTACTGATAGCATATTCAAACCTACTTTCACTTTTCATGAACACAAGCCTCTTATTAAGTCCGTTCTTAAGCTTAAACTGGAACCTAAAGCGGATGATGACAAGGGTGACAGTAATTCCTCTTCTTTTAatgaaaacgatttttttcaatga